Proteins encoded within one genomic window of Triticum aestivum cultivar Chinese Spring chromosome 2D, IWGSC CS RefSeq v2.1, whole genome shotgun sequence:
- the LOC123055642 gene encoding G-type lectin S-receptor-like serine/threonine-protein kinase SD2-5, translating to MDMSTFSPPSFHDDFGKEASSTFNSFLAVFVVIAVLSILGTVAIACFVYRCVRKSGLPAININTTPVAAPAAPGSTGLYAVVPDSQIRDTTVERFLKEIAGEKPIRFTPQQLSGFTNNYSARLGAGGFGAVYKGMLPNGLTVAVKRLHPGQDDRTSQEQFMAEVGTIGRTHHINLVRLFGFCYDADVRALVYEYMEHGALDSYLFDRSRDVGFETARAIAVGVAKGLRYLHEECQQKIVHYDIKPGNVLLDGGLTPKVADFGLAQLLNRADTHKTVSGMRGTPGYAAPEMWMQAGASEKCDVYSFGILLFEILGRRRNFDEAAPESQQWFPKLAWTKYDSNELMEVVESCDEQDEKTAHRMCEVAFWCVQQQPEARPPMSVVVKMLEGEMDIAPPANPFQHLMAAPAAANLWITTTSSVNTALTPANGVSRGSNEIV from the exons ATGGACATGTCTACTTTCTCACCACCATCATTTCACGACGATTTTGGCAAAGAAGCCTCCAGCACCTTCAACTCCTTCCTCGCCGTCTTCGTTG TTATCGCGGTGTTGAGCATATTGGGAACCGTCGCCATAGCCTGCTTCGTGTACAGGTGCGTCAGGAAGAGCGGCCTCCCCGCCATCAACATCAACACCACCCCGGTCGCCGCGCCGGCTGCGCCGGGGAGCACGGGGCTTTACGCTGTCGTGCCAGACTCCCAGATACGGGACACCACCGTGGAGAGGTTCCTCAAGGAGATCGCCGGCGAGAAGCCCATCCGGTTCACCCCGCAGCAGCTCTCGGGCTTCACCAACAACTACTCCGCCCGACTCGGCGCCGGCGGCTTCGGCGCCGTCTACAAGGGCATGCTGCCCAACGGCCTCACGGTCGCCGTCAAGCGCCTCCACCCGGGCCAAGACGACAGGACCTCGCAGGAGCAGTTCATGGCGGAGGTGGGCACCATCGGGAGGACGCACCACATCAACCTCGTCAGGCTCTTCGGCTTCTGCTACGACGCCGACGTGCGCGCGCTGGTGTACGAGTACATGGAGCATGGCGCGCTCGACTCCTACCTCTTCGACCGGAGCCGCGACGTCGGCTTCGAGACGGCGCGCGCCATCGCCGTCGGCGTCGCCAAGGGGCTCCGGTACCTCCACGAGGAGTGCCAGCAGAAGATCGTGCACTACGACATCAAGCCCGGCAACGTCCTCCTCGACGGCGGCCTCACGCCCAAGGTGGCCGACTTCGGCCTCGCGCAGCTGCTGAACCGGGCCGACACGCACAAGACCGTCTCCGGGATGCGCGGCACGCCCGGGTACGCCGCGCCAGAGATGTGGATGCAGGCCGGCGCCAGCGAGAAGTGCGACGTCTACAGCTTCGGCATCCTCCTCTTCGAGATCCTCGGTCGGAGGAGGAACTTCGACGAGGCCGCGCCGGAGAGCCAGCAGTGGTTCCCGAAGCTGGCGTGGACAAAGTACGACAGCAACGAGCTAATGGAAGTCGTGGAGAGCTGTGACGAGCAAGACGAGAAGACGGCGCACAGGATGTGCGAGGTGGCGTTCTGGTGCGTGCAGCAGCAGCCGGAGGCGAGGCCACCGATGAGTGTGGTGGTGAAGATGCTCGAGGGCGAGATGGACATTGCCCCGCCAGCGAACCCGTTCCAGCATCTCATGGCAGCGCCGGCGGCGGCAAACCTGTGGATCACGACGACGAGCTCCGTGAACACGGCGTTGACTCCCGCAAATGGTGTTTCTCGTGGTAGCAACGAGATTGTTTAA